In Kineococcus mangrovi, a single genomic region encodes these proteins:
- a CDS encoding DUF427 domain-containing protein: protein MSESCWDYPRPPRLEPARRRVRIHDPEGRLVVDVLPDERVPRAWRVLETSHPPTYYVAAEAVLPGAVRPVEGRSWCEWKGQASYVDLVAEDGRVLRPRAAWFYRDPTPAYAALTGALAFYPSGVRCLLDEEEVQAQEGDFYGGWISAEVTGPFKGAPGTLGW, encoded by the coding sequence GTGAGCGAATCCTGCTGGGACTACCCGCGGCCGCCGCGGCTCGAACCCGCGCGCCGGCGGGTGCGGATCCACGACCCCGAGGGCCGGCTGGTCGTCGACGTCCTCCCGGACGAACGGGTCCCGCGGGCCTGGCGCGTGCTGGAGACGTCGCACCCGCCGACGTACTACGTGGCGGCCGAGGCGGTGCTGCCCGGCGCGGTTCGGCCGGTCGAGGGGCGCAGTTGGTGCGAGTGGAAGGGGCAGGCGTCCTACGTCGACCTCGTGGCCGAGGACGGTCGGGTGCTGCGCCCGCGGGCCGCCTGGTTCTACCGCGACCCGACGCCGGCGTACGCGGCGCTCACCGGGGCCCTGGCCTTCTACCCCTCGGGGGTGCGCTGCCTGCTCGACGAGGAGGAGGTCCAGGCGCAGGAGGGGGACTTCTACGGCGGGTGGATCAGTGCGGAGGTGACCGGGCCGTTCAAGGGAGCGCCGGGCACCCTGGGGTGGTGA
- a CDS encoding carbohydrate ABC transporter permease: protein MSAVTRDPEAAVAARPGRRGPSGERTVAIGSHTVLVVWSLIVLLPFAWTVVSSFKTNQEIFASPFSLPREWRFQNYVDAWETAGIGSYFFNSVIVVACALVLTMLMGAMSAYVLARFDFRGRTVLRYLIVAGLTFPVFLAVVPLFFILQQLGVLNSLPGLILSYAAYAYPFTVFFLLSFFEQLPGEIAEAASIDGASEWRTFFQVMLPMAGPGMAAVAILNFVGLWNQFLLPVVLNSDRSNYVLTQGLAAFASQAGYDVNFGALFAGAVMTVVPVLVVYLVFQRRLQGAVSAGGLK from the coding sequence ATGAGCGCCGTGACGCGTGACCCGGAGGCCGCCGTCGCCGCCCGTCCCGGACGGCGGGGCCCGTCGGGGGAGCGCACGGTCGCGATCGGTTCGCACACCGTCCTGGTGGTCTGGTCGCTGATCGTCCTGCTGCCGTTCGCCTGGACGGTCGTCTCGAGCTTCAAGACGAACCAGGAGATCTTCGCCTCGCCCTTCTCCCTGCCGCGGGAGTGGCGGTTCCAGAACTACGTCGACGCCTGGGAGACCGCCGGGATCGGGTCGTACTTCTTCAACTCGGTGATCGTCGTCGCCTGCGCGCTGGTGCTGACGATGCTCATGGGGGCGATGTCGGCCTACGTCCTGGCCCGGTTCGACTTCCGCGGCCGCACCGTGCTGCGCTACCTCATCGTGGCCGGGCTCACGTTCCCGGTGTTCCTCGCCGTCGTGCCGCTGTTCTTCATCCTGCAGCAGCTCGGCGTCCTGAACTCCCTGCCCGGGCTGATCCTCAGCTACGCCGCCTACGCCTACCCGTTCACCGTCTTCTTCCTCCTCAGCTTCTTCGAGCAGCTGCCGGGGGAGATCGCCGAGGCCGCCTCGATCGACGGCGCGAGCGAGTGGCGGACCTTCTTCCAGGTCATGCTGCCCATGGCCGGCCCGGGCATGGCGGCCGTCGCCATCCTCAACTTCGTCGGGTTGTGGAACCAGTTCCTGCTGCCGGTGGTCCTGAACTCCGACCGCAGCAACTACGTCCTGACCCAGGGGTTGGCCGCCTTCGCCTCCCAGGCGGGGTACGACGTCAACTTCGGGGCGCTGTTCGCCGGTGCGGTGATGACGGTCGTGCCGGTGCTCGTCGTGTACCTGGTGTTCCAGCGGCGGCTGCAGGGTGCGGTCTCGGCCGGCGGGCTGAAGTGA
- a CDS encoding LysR family transcriptional regulator ArgP — protein sequence MGGSVDWDLAQLRALAAVVAEGSFEAAARTLHVTPSAVSQRLRALETAAGRPLLVRSRPPRPTRAGRSVLRFAREVELLAAEAERAVRPADALPVLPVAVNADSLATWFLPALAPLAAEFCFDLRREDQERTHELLRSGSVVAAVTTEADPVPGCRATRLGAVHYQPFATAAFVRRWFPDGVGPDALARAPLVVFDRDDDLQDSWLRRHGGGGPGAPGGPGGPRHHVPATADHGEAVRLGFGWGLLLPEQVAGGRGDGLVDLDPGGGLDVDLHWQRWKVASPAVDRLSGAVLAAWRPGGGDGTAGRP from the coding sequence ATGGGCGGGAGCGTCGACTGGGACCTGGCGCAGTTGCGCGCCCTCGCCGCCGTCGTCGCCGAGGGCTCGTTCGAGGCGGCCGCCCGGACGTTGCACGTCACGCCGTCGGCGGTCAGCCAGCGGTTGCGCGCCCTCGAGACCGCCGCCGGACGGCCCCTGCTCGTCCGCAGCCGTCCGCCGCGTCCGACCCGGGCCGGCCGGTCCGTGCTCCGGTTCGCGCGTGAGGTGGAGCTCCTCGCGGCCGAGGCGGAACGGGCGGTCCGCCCCGCCGACGCGCTGCCCGTCCTGCCGGTCGCCGTCAACGCCGACTCCCTCGCGACGTGGTTCCTGCCCGCGCTCGCGCCGCTGGCGGCCGAGTTCTGCTTCGACCTGCGCCGCGAGGACCAGGAGCGGACCCACGAACTGCTGCGCTCCGGCAGCGTCGTCGCGGCGGTGACGACCGAGGCCGACCCGGTGCCCGGGTGCCGGGCGACGCGCCTCGGTGCCGTGCACTACCAGCCGTTCGCCACCGCGGCGTTCGTCCGGCGGTGGTTCCCCGACGGCGTCGGCCCGGACGCCCTCGCCCGGGCGCCCCTCGTGGTCTTCGACCGCGACGACGACCTGCAGGACAGCTGGCTGCGCCGGCACGGCGGCGGGGGACCAGGGGCACCAGGGGGGCCAGGGGGGCCGCGGCACCACGTCCCCGCGACGGCCGACCACGGCGAGGCCGTCCGGCTGGGGTTCGGGTGGGGACTGCTGCTGCCGGAGCAGGTGGCGGGCGGGCGGGGGGACGGGCTCGTCGACCTCGACCCCGGCGGTGGGCTCGACGTCGACCTGCACTGGCAGCGGTGGAAGGTCGCCTCACCGGCCGTGGACCGGCTCAGCGGGGCCGTCCTGGCCGCGTGGCGCCCCGGTGGCGGGGACGGGACCGCGGGACGACCCTGA
- a CDS encoding GlsB/YeaQ/YmgE family stress response membrane protein → MTVTGIITAIIVGLIIGALARLVLPGKQNISILLTILVGIVAALIGTAIAAAVGVSDTPGIDWIELVIQVVIAAIGVSIVGALRGGRAR, encoded by the coding sequence GTGACCGTCACCGGCATCATCACCGCCATCATCGTCGGGCTCATCATCGGCGCCCTCGCGCGCCTGGTGCTGCCCGGCAAGCAGAACATCTCGATCCTGCTCACGATCCTCGTCGGCATCGTCGCGGCCCTCATCGGTACGGCCATCGCCGCCGCCGTCGGCGTCTCCGACACCCCCGGCATCGACTGGATCGAACTGGTCATCCAGGTCGTCATCGCCGCGATCGGCGTCTCGATCGTCGGAGCCCTGCGCGGTGGTCGCGCTCGCTGA
- a CDS encoding L-threonylcarbamoyladenylate synthase encodes MARFVEVHPQDPQPRSVAQLAAVLREDALIAYPTDSCYALGCRLDSHTGADRIRRIRHLDARHHFTLVCSDFAQLGQFVHLDNVQFRAVKAATPNPYTFILPATKEVPRRFAHPKKKTVGVRIPDHPFVRALLSELGEPLLSSTLLLPDHDEPLTDGWSVKEELDHVVDAVVDAGECGTEPTTVVDWSQGYPEVVRVGAGDPSRFE; translated from the coding sequence ATGGCCCGCTTCGTCGAGGTGCACCCGCAGGACCCGCAACCGCGGTCGGTCGCCCAGCTCGCGGCGGTGCTGCGCGAGGACGCGCTGATCGCCTACCCGACGGACTCCTGCTACGCCCTCGGCTGCCGCCTCGACAGCCACACCGGCGCCGACCGGATCCGTCGCATCCGCCACCTCGACGCCCGGCACCACTTCACCCTCGTGTGCTCGGACTTCGCCCAGCTCGGGCAGTTCGTGCACCTCGACAACGTGCAGTTCCGGGCGGTGAAGGCCGCGACGCCCAACCCGTACACGTTCATCCTCCCGGCCACGAAGGAGGTGCCCCGCCGGTTCGCGCACCCGAAGAAGAAGACCGTGGGGGTCCGCATCCCCGACCACCCGTTCGTGCGGGCGCTGCTGTCCGAGCTCGGCGAACCGCTGCTGTCGAGCACGCTGCTGCTGCCCGACCACGACGAACCCCTCACCGACGGCTGGTCGGTGAAGGAGGAGCTCGACCACGTCGTCGACGCCGTCGTGGACGCCGGGGAGTGCGGCACGGAACCGACGACGGTCGTCGACTGGTCGCAGGGCTACCCCGAGGTCGTCCGCGTCGGCGCCGGGGACCCCTCGCGCTTCGAGTGA
- a CDS encoding manganese efflux pump MntP has translation MSLWTLFVIAVGVSADAFAVALGKGLHLRRLTVRSTAALALAFGLAQALMPVLGWALGRQFRGYVTAVDHWVAFGLLTLIGGKMLWEAFTGGADDEEDSDGIPLRQLLLLAVATSIDALAVGISFAFLDVAIVPAAVAIGVTTAALTAVGAVVGHRAGSRFGKPAEVLGGLILIAIGVNIVLEHTGVL, from the coding sequence GTGTCCCTGTGGACCCTGTTCGTCATCGCCGTCGGCGTCTCCGCCGACGCCTTCGCCGTCGCGCTCGGCAAGGGCCTGCACCTGCGGCGCCTCACCGTCCGCAGCACCGCCGCCCTCGCCCTCGCGTTCGGCCTCGCCCAGGCCCTCATGCCCGTCCTGGGCTGGGCGCTGGGCCGGCAGTTCCGCGGCTACGTCACCGCGGTCGACCACTGGGTCGCGTTCGGGCTGCTCACCCTCATCGGCGGCAAGATGCTGTGGGAGGCGTTCACGGGCGGGGCCGACGACGAGGAGGACAGCGACGGGATCCCGCTGCGGCAGCTGCTGCTCCTCGCCGTGGCGACGAGCATCGACGCCCTGGCGGTGGGCATCAGCTTCGCGTTCCTCGACGTCGCCATCGTCCCCGCCGCGGTGGCCATCGGGGTGACGACGGCCGCCCTCACCGCCGTGGGCGCGGTGGTGGGGCACCGGGCGGGCAGCCGGTTCGGCAAGCCCGCCGAAGTGCTCGGCGGGCTGATCCTCATCGCGATCGGCGTGAACATCGTGCTGGAGCACACCGGGGTCCTCTGA
- a CDS encoding N-acetylglucosamine kinase yields MTPAASGVVLALDAGGSTTRALVLDPAGRPLARAAAGPGNPSAVGVQTALGSLRAAVSQALAGAGRGGREVRSTVLATAGSDRLVSPETLVEHLGLDPGVPFRRVSDLLAMFHSAAEEDTGAALVAGTGSVAARVRDGALERVVGGNGWLLGDAGAGFWIGREVARAVTSDLDGTGPATALTPALLAEFGLVDDRRPREGRAFVLGEIVDLVHAAAPVRLARLAPACFAVADAGDAVATGIVAAAQEELATLVRAVAGPGPLVVGGGVWRRGAAGALAPGLREALAGRDVLPAADGLLGAASLALRALGLPTTPLRALRGAGADPPS; encoded by the coding sequence GTGACACCAGCGGCCTCCGGGGTGGTGCTGGCCCTCGACGCGGGCGGCAGCACCACCCGGGCGCTCGTGCTGGACCCGGCCGGGCGGCCGCTGGCCCGGGCCGCGGCCGGTCCGGGGAACCCATCGGCCGTGGGCGTCCAGACCGCGCTGGGGTCGTTGCGCGCCGCCGTGTCGCAGGCCCTCGCCGGCGCCGGTCGCGGCGGGCGGGAGGTGCGGTCCACCGTGCTGGCGACCGCCGGGTCGGACCGGCTGGTCTCGCCCGAGACCCTGGTCGAGCACCTCGGGCTCGACCCCGGGGTCCCGTTCCGCCGGGTCTCCGACCTCCTGGCCATGTTCCACTCGGCGGCCGAGGAGGACACCGGTGCCGCGCTCGTGGCGGGCACCGGCTCCGTCGCCGCCCGGGTGCGCGACGGCGCCCTGGAGCGCGTGGTCGGCGGGAACGGCTGGCTGCTCGGGGACGCCGGGGCGGGGTTCTGGATCGGGCGCGAGGTCGCGCGCGCCGTCACGTCCGACCTCGACGGCACCGGCCCGGCCACCGCCCTGACCCCGGCGCTGCTGGCCGAGTTCGGTCTCGTCGACGACCGCCGTCCCCGGGAGGGCCGGGCGTTCGTGCTGGGGGAGATCGTCGACCTCGTCCACGCCGCCGCTCCCGTCCGGCTGGCCCGGCTGGCTCCGGCCTGCTTCGCCGTCGCGGACGCGGGCGACGCGGTCGCGACCGGGATCGTGGCGGCGGCCCAGGAGGAGCTGGCCACCCTCGTGCGCGCCGTCGCCGGGCCGGGGCCGCTCGTCGTCGGCGGCGGGGTGTGGCGGCGCGGGGCGGCCGGTGCCCTCGCCCCCGGGCTGCGGGAGGCCCTGGCGGGCCGGGACGTGCTGCCCGCCGCCGACGGCCTGCTCGGCGCCGCGTCCCTGGCCCTGCGCGCCCTCGGCCTGCCGACCACGCCCCTGCGCGCCCTGCGCGGGGCCGGGGCCGACCCGCCGTCCTGA
- a CDS encoding SDR family oxidoreductase — MSQPSQQQEPPGTTGAMRPTPDHGETSYVGHDKLTGKAAIVTGGDSGIGRAVAIAYAREGADVVISYLSEHEDAQETARWVEEAGRRAVLVAGDISTAGQCRAVVDACVREFGKVDVLVSNAAYQMSHETLEEISDEEWMFTLNTNLSAFFWLSKAALPHMGPGSSIIGSSSVNSDNPKPTLIPYSMTKAGIANMCASMAQLVGDRGIRVNSVAPGPVWTPLIPSTMPPEQVESFGQQVPLGRPGQPGELAPVYVLLASDDGSYVSGARVAVTGGNPIL, encoded by the coding sequence GTGTCCCAGCCCAGCCAGCAGCAGGAACCCCCCGGCACCACCGGCGCGATGCGGCCGACGCCCGACCACGGCGAGACGTCCTACGTCGGCCACGACAAGCTCACCGGCAAGGCGGCCATCGTCACCGGCGGCGACTCCGGGATCGGCCGCGCGGTCGCGATCGCGTACGCCCGCGAGGGGGCGGACGTCGTCATCAGCTACCTGTCCGAGCACGAGGACGCGCAGGAGACGGCGCGGTGGGTCGAGGAGGCCGGACGGCGGGCGGTGCTCGTCGCCGGTGACATCTCGACGGCCGGGCAGTGCCGCGCCGTGGTCGACGCGTGCGTGCGGGAGTTCGGGAAGGTGGACGTGCTCGTCAGCAACGCCGCGTACCAGATGAGTCACGAGACCCTGGAGGAGATCTCCGACGAGGAGTGGATGTTCACGCTGAACACCAACCTCAGCGCGTTCTTCTGGTTGTCGAAGGCCGCCCTGCCGCACATGGGGCCGGGCTCGTCCATCATCGGGAGCAGCTCGGTGAACTCGGACAACCCCAAGCCGACGCTCATCCCCTACTCGATGACCAAGGCCGGCATCGCCAACATGTGCGCCTCGATGGCGCAACTGGTCGGCGACCGCGGCATCCGCGTGAACAGCGTCGCTCCGGGGCCGGTGTGGACACCGCTCATCCCCTCCACGATGCCGCCGGAGCAGGTCGAGAGCTTCGGGCAGCAGGTCCCGCTGGGCCGGCCGGGTCAGCCGGGCGAGCTCGCCCCCGTCTACGTGCTGCTCGCCTCCGACGACGGCAGCTACGTCTCCGGGGCGCGCGTCGCGGTGACGGGTGGCAACCCGATCCTCTGA
- a CDS encoding LysE/ArgO family amino acid transporter, whose protein sequence is MLTVLAGLAFGLSLIVAIGAQNTFVIQQGVRGEHVGAVVAVCIASDVLLIGVGVAGAGALVAAAPGLVTVLRLAGAAFLLGYGALALRRAWRPGALRADPSGAAVPLASVVATTAALTWLNPHVYLDTVVLLGSVAAAHGDERWWFGLGAALGSVAWFTALGHGARLLRPVFARPAAWRVLDVGVAVVMVVLAVQLVAGP, encoded by the coding sequence GTGCTCACCGTCCTCGCCGGGCTGGCCTTCGGCCTGTCCCTCATCGTCGCCATCGGCGCCCAGAACACCTTCGTCATCCAGCAGGGGGTCCGCGGCGAGCACGTGGGTGCCGTCGTCGCGGTCTGCATCGCCAGCGACGTCCTGCTCATCGGCGTCGGGGTGGCGGGGGCGGGCGCGCTGGTCGCGGCGGCACCGGGTCTGGTGACGGTGCTGCGCCTGGCGGGGGCGGCGTTCCTGCTCGGGTACGGCGCGCTCGCGCTGCGGCGCGCGTGGCGGCCGGGTGCGCTGCGGGCCGACCCCTCGGGTGCCGCGGTCCCGCTGGCGTCAGTCGTGGCGACCACGGCCGCGCTGACGTGGCTCAACCCGCACGTCTACCTCGACACCGTCGTCCTGCTCGGGTCGGTCGCCGCGGCCCACGGCGACGAGCGCTGGTGGTTCGGGCTCGGCGCCGCCCTCGGCAGCGTCGCGTGGTTCACGGCCCTGGGGCACGGGGCACGCCTGCTGCGGCCCGTGTTCGCCCGGCCCGCGGCGTGGCGGGTCCTCGACGTCGGCGTCGCCGTCGTGATGGTCGTGCTCGCGGTGCAGCTCGTCGCGGGCCCCTGA
- a CDS encoding LacI family DNA-binding transcriptional regulator: MRDVAAEAGVSAMTVSNALTGRRPVSEETRRVVLEAVDRLGYQVNVAARSLRQGRTGVVGIAVPTLDSHYYSRLAHRLVLGFSQAGRATVVEETHASREGELAAFRDSRLNAYDGLVIAALGLTERELNALSREVPVVVLGEQELHQTVDHVSMPNVAGAEAATRLLLDRGCRHLALVGFPTLTDLQDVTLPEGAAFVLRAEGFARVVRERGVRASAAYAGVTQAAGAACARDLLARGEVPDGIFCVTDTLAFGVVRALADHGVRVPDDVLVVGFDDVEDSGFRIPSLTSVAPDLDGLVDQTVHLLGRRIANPGELPRDVTVSFRVVERESTARP; this comes from the coding sequence ATGCGCGACGTCGCGGCGGAGGCCGGGGTCTCGGCGATGACCGTCTCCAACGCCCTGACAGGCCGGCGCCCGGTGAGCGAGGAGACCCGTCGCGTCGTCCTCGAGGCGGTCGACCGGCTCGGGTACCAGGTCAACGTCGCGGCCCGCAGCCTGCGGCAGGGACGGACGGGCGTCGTCGGCATCGCCGTCCCCACCCTCGACAGCCACTACTACAGCCGCCTCGCCCACCGCCTAGTCCTCGGTTTCTCCCAGGCCGGGCGAGCGACGGTGGTCGAGGAGACGCACGCCAGCCGCGAGGGCGAGCTCGCGGCGTTCCGCGACTCCCGGCTCAACGCCTACGACGGCCTGGTCATCGCCGCGCTCGGGCTCACCGAGCGCGAGCTCAACGCCCTCAGCCGCGAGGTCCCCGTCGTCGTGCTCGGGGAGCAGGAGCTGCACCAGACCGTCGACCACGTGAGCATGCCCAACGTCGCCGGCGCGGAGGCGGCCACGCGCCTGCTGCTCGACCGCGGCTGCCGCCACCTCGCGCTCGTGGGGTTCCCGACCCTGACCGACCTGCAGGACGTGACCCTGCCCGAGGGGGCGGCGTTCGTCCTGCGCGCCGAGGGGTTCGCCCGGGTGGTCCGCGAACGCGGGGTGCGGGCCTCGGCGGCGTACGCAGGGGTCACGCAGGCCGCCGGCGCCGCCTGCGCCCGCGACCTGCTCGCCCGGGGGGAGGTCCCCGACGGGATCTTCTGCGTCACCGACACCCTGGCCTTCGGCGTCGTGCGCGCGCTGGCCGACCACGGCGTCCGCGTCCCGGACGACGTCCTCGTGGTCGGCTTCGACGACGTCGAGGACTCCGGGTTCCGCATCCCCTCGCTGACGTCGGTGGCCCCCGACCTCGACGGCCTCGTCGACCAGACGGTCCACCTGCTCGGGCGGCGGATCGCGAACCCGGGGGAGCTGCCCCGGGACGTCACCGTGTCCTTCCGGGTGGTCGAACGGGAATCGACCGCCCGCCCTTGA
- a CDS encoding extracellular solute-binding protein: MTSPTAARRTFLSLVCAAPLAATLAGCGDSGPGAAAGDGATMWILTGQPAEGIRTDAVETFNDSHEDGRIALSAFQNDAYKAKIRTAIGANQAPTIIPTWGGGGLRDYVKSSQVEDLTPFFDEHADLRDELFASAFGAATVDGRIYAMPCEVVSPIVMYYNKALFDQVGAQPPTTWDELMALVPVFNDAGVAPISLGGQSRWTNMMWLEYLYDRIGGPELFTSIYEGQPDGWSQPGSIEALTKVQDLVRAGGFVNGFASITADSNADQALLYSGRAAMMLHGSWVYGSMKTDGGDFVTGGNLGWSRFPAVDGGKGDMADAVGNPAGYYAMSAKATDEAKQVAMDFFADGLVTEATTTAWIEAGSVPVVVGADEQFGGSEDADWLTFVYDLASEAPAFQQSWDQALSPTAAEALLENIEKLFGLTITPEEFAQAMNATNGS, translated from the coding sequence ATGACGTCCCCCACCGCCGCCCGCCGCACCTTCCTGTCCCTGGTCTGCGCCGCTCCCCTGGCCGCGACGCTGGCCGGGTGCGGCGACTCCGGGCCCGGCGCGGCCGCCGGCGACGGCGCCACCATGTGGATCCTCACCGGCCAGCCCGCGGAGGGGATCCGCACCGACGCCGTCGAGACCTTCAACGACAGCCACGAGGACGGCCGGATCGCGCTGTCCGCGTTCCAGAACGACGCCTACAAGGCCAAGATCCGCACGGCCATCGGCGCGAACCAGGCCCCGACGATCATCCCGACCTGGGGCGGCGGCGGGTTGCGCGACTACGTCAAGAGCTCCCAGGTGGAGGACCTCACCCCGTTCTTCGACGAGCACGCCGACCTCCGGGACGAGCTGTTCGCCAGCGCGTTCGGGGCGGCGACGGTCGACGGCAGGATCTACGCGATGCCGTGCGAGGTCGTCTCGCCCATCGTCATGTACTACAACAAGGCGTTGTTCGACCAGGTCGGGGCGCAGCCGCCGACGACGTGGGACGAGCTGATGGCTCTGGTCCCCGTCTTCAACGACGCCGGGGTGGCCCCGATCTCCCTCGGCGGGCAGTCCCGGTGGACGAACATGATGTGGCTGGAGTACTTGTACGACCGCATCGGCGGCCCGGAGCTGTTCACGTCCATCTACGAGGGGCAGCCGGACGGGTGGTCCCAGCCGGGGTCGATCGAAGCCCTGACCAAGGTGCAGGACCTCGTGCGCGCCGGCGGGTTCGTCAACGGCTTCGCCTCCATCACGGCCGACTCCAACGCCGACCAGGCGCTGCTCTACAGCGGCAGGGCCGCCATGATGCTGCACGGGTCGTGGGTCTACGGCTCCATGAAGACCGACGGTGGCGACTTCGTGACCGGCGGCAACCTCGGCTGGAGCAGGTTCCCGGCGGTGGACGGCGGGAAGGGCGACATGGCCGACGCCGTCGGCAACCCGGCGGGGTACTACGCCATGTCCGCCAAGGCCACGGACGAGGCCAAGCAGGTGGCGATGGACTTCTTCGCCGACGGGCTGGTGACCGAGGCCACGACCACGGCCTGGATCGAGGCCGGGTCGGTCCCGGTGGTCGTGGGCGCCGACGAGCAGTTCGGCGGCAGCGAGGACGCCGACTGGCTGACGTTCGTCTACGACCTGGCGTCGGAGGCACCCGCGTTCCAGCAGTCCTGGGACCAGGCGCTCTCCCCCACCGCGGCCGAGGCGCTGCTGGAGAACATCGAGAAGCTGTTCGGGCTGACCATCACGCCGGAGGAGTTCGCCCAGGCCATGAACGCCACGAACGGTTCCTGA
- a CDS encoding carbohydrate ABC transporter permease, with product MSALPGAPDRTAVRGGPRPPAARRKRWTFDRVSLVVVFLGVPLALYLVFVLYPFTQAAWYSLTSWSGFTATQEFIGLENYRRLLSDGLFLKAVGNSLSLLVVVPAVTLVLSFALACLLTFGGSSTGAVRGLAGSSFYRVVSFFPYVVPAIVVGIIFGRVYDPSAGLFNGVLTGVGLDRFRDFAWLGEPSTAMWAVIVVIVWAFVGFYMVLFVASIRAIPAEIFEAARIDGAGRFRTAVFIAAPGIAGSLRTAYVYLGIFALDAFVFLAAMNPDGGPGNSTLVITQQIFSTAFTQGRFGLACAMGVVLALLTFVFTGLVLGIGQALARRDAKGARA from the coding sequence GTGAGCGCCTTGCCCGGCGCCCCCGACCGCACCGCCGTCCGGGGTGGCCCCCGCCCCCCGGCGGCGAGGCGGAAGCGGTGGACCTTCGACCGGGTCAGCCTCGTGGTCGTCTTCCTCGGGGTCCCGCTCGCGCTCTACCTGGTGTTCGTGCTCTACCCCTTCACCCAGGCGGCCTGGTACTCGCTGACCTCCTGGTCGGGGTTCACCGCCACGCAGGAGTTCATCGGGCTGGAGAACTACCGGCGGCTGCTGAGCGACGGGTTGTTCCTCAAGGCCGTCGGCAACAGCCTCAGCCTGCTCGTGGTCGTCCCCGCCGTGACGCTGGTGCTGAGCTTCGCGCTGGCCTGCCTGCTGACGTTCGGCGGCTCCTCGACCGGGGCCGTGCGCGGCCTGGCCGGGTCGTCCTTCTACCGCGTCGTGTCGTTCTTCCCGTACGTGGTGCCGGCCATCGTCGTCGGCATCATCTTCGGTCGCGTCTACGACCCCAGCGCCGGTCTGTTCAACGGTGTCCTCACCGGGGTCGGCCTGGACCGCTTCCGGGACTTCGCCTGGCTGGGGGAACCCTCGACGGCGATGTGGGCGGTCATCGTCGTCATCGTCTGGGCCTTCGTCGGCTTCTACATGGTCCTGTTCGTCGCCTCGATCCGGGCGATCCCGGCGGAGATCTTCGAGGCGGCCCGCATCGACGGGGCCGGCCGCTTCCGGACGGCGGTGTTCATCGCCGCCCCCGGGATCGCCGGGTCGCTGCGCACGGCCTACGTCTACCTGGGCATCTTCGCCCTCGACGCGTTCGTCTTCCTGGCGGCGATGAACCCCGACGGCGGCCCGGGCAACTCCACGCTCGTCATCACCCAGCAGATCTTCTCCACCGCGTTCACGCAGGGGCGGTTCGGGCTGGCCTGCGCGATGGGCGTCGTGCTCGCCCTGCTGACGTTCGTCTTCACGGGGCTGGTGCTCGGCATCGGTCAGGCGCTGGCCCGCCGCGACGCGAAGGGGGCGCGGGCATGA
- a CDS encoding GNAT family N-acetyltransferase — protein sequence MPDPLLESRLDNPVWTALTGVHAHLALGAGAARRYPGDVSPFGGLADQADPAAWADLAAAAGPGATVVVPALATAPPAGFELLWALPGVQLVATDAFASHPDGGVPGVPGVLELGEDDVDDALDLVERTRPGPFGRRTRLLGRYLGIREDGRLLAMAGERLRLGGATEISAVCTDPAARGRGLATTLLRAVAHGIRERGELPFLHAAAHNTGAIGLYEHLGFRLRRTLDFAAVQTPRA from the coding sequence GTGCCCGACCCCCTCCTCGAGAGCCGCCTGGACAACCCCGTGTGGACCGCGCTGACGGGGGTCCACGCGCACCTGGCCCTCGGCGCGGGAGCGGCCCGCCGCTACCCCGGGGACGTCTCCCCCTTCGGCGGTCTGGCCGACCAGGCGGACCCGGCCGCGTGGGCGGACCTCGCGGCGGCCGCCGGCCCCGGGGCGACGGTCGTCGTCCCGGCCCTGGCCACCGCTCCCCCCGCCGGGTTCGAGCTGCTCTGGGCGCTGCCGGGTGTGCAGCTCGTGGCGACCGACGCCTTCGCCTCCCACCCGGACGGAGGTGTCCCCGGGGTCCCCGGGGTTCTCGAGCTCGGGGAGGACGACGTCGACGACGCGCTCGACCTCGTCGAGCGCACCCGACCGGGCCCGTTCGGCCGCCGCACGCGCCTGCTGGGCCGCTACCTCGGGATCCGCGAGGACGGCCGCCTGCTCGCGATGGCCGGGGAACGCCTGCGCCTGGGCGGGGCGACGGAGATCAGCGCGGTCTGCACCGACCCCGCCGCCCGCGGGCGCGGTCTGGCGACGACGCTGCTCCGGGCGGTGGCGCACGGCATCCGCGAGCGCGGCGAGCTGCCGTTCCTGCACGCGGCGGCGCACAACACGGGCGCGATCGGGCTCTACGAGCACCTGGGGTTCCGGCTGCGCCGCACGCTGGACTTCGCGGCCGTCCAGACGCCGCGGGCCTGA